Proteins from one Ipomoea triloba cultivar NCNSP0323 chromosome 1, ASM357664v1 genomic window:
- the LOC116029206 gene encoding probable alkaline/neutral invertase D → MSPTPSDAPQNGNAKHHESGSLFEIGDSDLARLLERPRPLNIERKRSFDERSFSELSISHSPPRQIYRNPENSSRVFDHYDGMYSPGRRSTISTPRSIYTFEPHPLIAEAWEALRRSIVSFRGQPVGTIAALDHSTEELNYDQVFLRDFIPSALAFLMNGEPEIVKNFLLKTLRLQSWEKKVDKFKLGEGVLPASFKVLHDPVRNSETIIADFGESAIGRVAPVDSGFWWIILLRAYTKSTGDTSLAELPECQRGIRLILTLCLSEGFDTFPTLLCADGCSMIDRRMGVYGYPIEIQALFFMALRCALRLLKHDEESRDCTDQIVKRLHALSYHMRNYFWLDIKQLNDIYRFKTEEYSHTAVNKFNVMPDSLPDWVFDFMPTRGGYFIGNVSPARMDFRWFCLGNCIAILSCLATPEQASAIMDLIESRWEELVGEMPLKICYPAMEGHEWRIVTGCDPKNTSWSYHNGGSWPVLLWLLTAACIKTGRPQIARKAIELAESRLLKDNWPEYYDGKHGRYIGKQARKFQTWSIAGYLVARMMLEDPSHIGMIALEEDRQMLPQMKRSSSWMF, encoded by the exons ATGTCACCTACCCCTTCGGATGCACCTCAAAATGGAAATGCAAAACATCATGAATCTGGCTCGTTATTTGAAATTGGAGATTCTGATTTGGCTAGATTATTGGAAAGGCCGAGGCCTTTGAACATAGAAAGGAAGAGATCATTTGACGAAAGATCCTTCAGTGAACTGTCCATAAGTCACTCTCCACCGAGGCAAATATACAGAAATCCTGAGAACTCGTCTCGTGTTTTTGACCATTATGATGGTATGTACTCTCCAGGAAGAAGGTCTACCATAAGTACTCCTAGATCGATTTATACTTTTGAGCCGCATCCCTTAATAGCTGAGGCGTGGGAAGCCTTGCGGCGCTCTATCGTTTCCTTTCGAGGGCAACCAGTTGGGACTATAGCAGCACTCGATCATTCTACAGAAGAGCTAAACTATGATCAG GTATTTCTGAGGGATTTTATCCCTAGTGCCCTAGCTTTCTTGATGAACGGTGAACctgaaatagtaaaaaattttcttttgaaaacccTTCGCCTCCAATCGTGGGAGAAGAAGGTAGACAAGTTCAAGTTGGGGGAAGGAGTTCTGCCGGCTAGTTTCAAAGTACTCCATGACCCCGTTAGGAACTCTGAGACTATAATTGCAGATTTTGGCGAGAGTGCTATCGGTAGAGTTGCTCCCGTTGATTCAGGCTTCTGGTGGATTATATTGCTTCGCGCGTATACAAAGTCTACAGGGGACACTTCCTTGGCCGAATTGCCCGAATGCCAAAGGGGTATAAGACTTATCCTGACCTTATGTCTTTCTGAGGGATTCGATACCTTCCCGACCCTGCTGTGTGCTGATGGCTGCTCTATGATTGATCGCAGGATG GGAGTTTATGGATACCCTATTGAAATACAAGCCCTTTTCTTTATGGCATTACGATGTGCCCTGCGTCTGCTTAAGCACGACGAAGAAAGTAGGGATTGTACTGATCAAATAGTTAAACGACTTCATGCTTTAAGCTATCACATGAGAAATTACTTTTGGCTGGACATTAAGCAGCTCAATGATATATACCGTTTCAAGACAGAAGAGTACTCGCACACAGCAGTAAACAAGTTTAACGTGATGCCAGACTCTCTTCCAGATTGGGTGTTTGATTTCATGCCAACTCGAGGCGGTTACTTCATTGGGAACGTAAGTCCAGCGAGAATGGACTTCCGTTGGTTTTGCTTGGGCAACTGCATTGCAATCTTGTCGTGTTTGGCTACACCCGAGCAAGCCTCGGCCATAATGGATCTCATTGAATCCCGATGGGAAGAGCTAGTCGGGGAAATGCCTCTAAAGATCTGTTATCCAGCCATGGAAGGTCACGAGTGGAGAATTGTGACTGGATGTGATCCAAAGAACACCAGCTGGAGTTACCACAATGGTGGATCTTGGCCag TCCTGCTATGGCTTCTCACAGCAGCCTGCATCAAGACGGGCCGACCCCAAATCGCGAGAAAGGCCATTGAGCTGGCCGAATCTCGCCTTTTGAAGGACAACTGGCCTGAATATTACGACGGGAAACATGGGCGCTACATCGGGAAACAGGCCCGGAAGTTCCAGACGTGGTCAATCGCAGGTTACTTGGTGGCAAGGATGATGCTGGAAGATCCATCTCACATAGGTATGATTGCGCTTGAGGAAGACAGGCAGATGCTGCCTCAGATGAAAAGATCTTCTTCATGGATGTTTTGA
- the LOC116029216 gene encoding myosin-9, which yields MAKRNSSENASSDREKWKKVFNAMALMLRTQQVQLDSLAKDRKLLEDRIKLQHERWVSDVNLFQEQICQLKREFTAQEMEHMVEAAKLDLVLGLKEREAYMHKDKSEKANGELEDFIECFGFLSRECSEAEGISSCADNKLEEKKKKLSLESELRRLKVENQQLCSKKSSEISALVAEKSFIWNQYDKLENDMTEQLKRKRAELEKANDKIEALLRNVEELQTSNTGKDNEIKLLKKRIVKLEASSVKQNDEISSLSWELEALKKCKSDPATPTLCRCRTRSASLPRDKTKGMNGKSVTAEKGCGNSKRKQLAVITISDTPKLFTSSFKIPKLKTPSSPQVV from the exons ATGGCGAAACGAAATTCCTCTGAGAACGCTTCTTCGGATCGCGAAAAATGGAAGAAAGTGTTCAACGCCATGGCCCTCATGCTGCGGACGCAGCAGGTGCAGCTTGATTCCCTCGCCAAAGACCGGAAACTTCTTGAAGATAGAATCAAATTACAACACGAACGATGGGTTTCCGATGTTAACCTTTTCCAAGAACAAATTTGTCAG CTGAAGAGGGAATTTACTGCGCAAGAGATGGAGCACATGGTTGAGGCCGCGAAATTGGATCTGGTTTTAGGTTTGAAAGAGCGAGAGGCTTATATGCATAAGGATAAATCTG AAAAAGCAAATGGTGAGTTGGAGGATTTTATAGAATGTTTTGGCTTTCTCTCGCGCGAATGCTCCGAGGCAGAA GGTATATCAAGCTGTGCTGATAACAAGCttgaggagaagaagaagaagttgtcATTGGAGAGTGAACTGAGGAGGCTGAAAGTTGAAAATCAACAGCTTTGTTCCAAGAAAAGCAGTGAGATTTCAGCTCTTGTGGCAGAAAAGAGTTTCATCTGGAACCAATACGACAAATTGGAGAACGACATGACTGAACAGTTGAAACGAAAACGAGCTGAGCTCGAGAAAGCAAATGACAAGATCGAGGCACTTCTGAGGAACGTTGAGGAGCTGCAAACTTCCAACACCGGAAAGGATAATGAAATCAAACTGTTAAAGAAACGCATTGTCAAACTGGAAGCTTCATCAGTCAAACAAAATGACGAAATCTCCAGTCTTTCCTGGGAGCTAGAGGCGTTAAAGAAGTGCAAAAGTGATCCCGCAACGCCTACACTATGTCGCTGCAGAACAAGATCAGCTTCGTTGCCACGAGACAAAACCAAGGGCATGAATGGGAAGTCTGTGACAGCTGAAAAG GGATGTGGGAACTCGAAGAGGAAACAATTGGCTGTTATCACCATCTCAGATACACCAAAACTGTTCACATCTTCATTTAAAATACCTAAATTGAAGACCCCATCCTCCCCTCAGGTTGTATAA
- the LOC116028467 gene encoding tubulin beta-1 chain: protein MREILHIQGGQCGNQIGSKFWEVICDEHGIDPTGRYKGDEGSGSADLHLERINVYFNEASGGRYVPRAVLMDLEPGTMDSIRSGPYGQIFRPDNFVFGQSGAGNNWAKGHYTEGAELIDAVLDVVRKEAENCDCLQGFQVCHSLGGGTGSGMGTLLISKIREEYPDRMMLTFSVFPSPKVSDTVVEPYNATLSVHQLVENADECMVLDNEALYDICFRTLKLSTPSFGDLNHLISATMSGVTCCLRFPGQLNSDLRKLAVNLIPFPRLHFFMVGFAPLTSRGSQQYISLTVPELTQQIWDAKNMMCAADPRHGRYLTASAMFRGKMSTKEVDEQMINVQNKNSSYFVEWIPNNVKSSVCDIPPTGLKMSSTFVGNSTSIQEMFRRVSEQFTAMFRRKAFLHWYTGEGMDEMEFTEAESNMNDLVAEYQQYQDATADEEEYNEGDEEQYED from the exons ATGAGAGAGATCTTACATATTCAGGGAGGCCAGTGCGGCAACCAAATTGGCTCCAAATTCTGGGAGGTTATCTGTGATGAGCACGGTATTGATCCTACCGGCCGTTACAAGGGCGACGAAGGAAGCGGCTCCGCCGATCTCCACCTCGAGCGCATTAATGTTTATTTCAACGAGGCTTCTGGCGGCCGCTACGTCCCTCGCGCCGTCCTTATGGATCTCGAGCCAGGTACCATGGACAGTATCAGATCGGGGCCGTATGGACAGATCTTCAGGCCCGATAACTTCGTGTTTGGACAGTCTGGTGCCGGAAATAACTGGGCCAAAGGTCACTACACCGAAGGCGCTGAGTTGATCGACGCCGTTCTCGATGTTGTTCGGAAGGAAGCTGAGAATTGTGACTGTTTGCAAG GATTTCAGGTTTGTCACTCACTTGGAGGCGGTACTGGTTCTGGCATGGGAACTCTCTTGATTTCAAAGATAAGGGAGGAGTATCCTGATAGAATGATGCTCACATTCTCTGTTTTCCCATCGCCAAAGGTCTCGGACACAGTTGTAGAGCCATATAATGCCACACTCTCAGTTCATCAATTGGTGGAGAATGCAGATGAATGCATGGTCCTTGACAACGAAGCACTCTATGATATTTGTTTCAGGACTTTGAAACTCAGCACTCCAAGCT TTGGCGACCTCAACCATTTGATCTCTGCAACTATGAGTGGAGTTACCTGCTGCTTGAGATTCCCTGGGCAGCTGAACTCAGACCTTCGGAAGCTGGCCGTGAATTTGATTCCTTTCCCGCGTCTTCATTTCTTCATGGTGGGATTTGCACCACTCACCTCTCGTGGGTCACAGCAATACATCTCTCTCACTGTCCCGGAACTTACTCAACAAATATGGGATGCGAAGAACATGATGTGTGCTGCCGATCCTCGCCATGGACGCTACCTGACAGCCTCCGCCATGTTCAGAGGGAAAATGAGCACAAAGGAGGTGGATGAACAGATGATCAACGTCCAGAACAAGAACTCATCCTACTTTGTGGAGTGGATCCCCAACAACGTGAAGTCAAGCGTGTGTGATATTCCACCAACTGGCTTGAAGATGTCATCAACATTTGTTGGTAATTCCACATCAATTCAAGAGATGTTTAGAAGGGTCAGCGAGCAATTTACAGCTATGTTTAGGCGCAAGGCTTTCTTGCACTGGTACACAGGGGAAGGGATGGACGAGATGGAGTTTACAGAGGCGGAGAGCAATATGAATGATTTGGTGGCCGAGTACCAGCAATACCAAGATGCCACTGCAGATGAGGAAGAGTACAACGAGGGCGATGAAGAGCAATATGAGGACTAA
- the LOC115999318 gene encoding uncharacterized protein LOC115999318, with the protein MGGVCAGGTARNRAEGRHERSSKGSKKSKSVKKSGQENKDTDSYEYSNASAAAKKMQNLYDSGDLHLSISRELKPSTPVRTVANKAPHGSSFIGKAGIVGLEKAVEVLDTLGSSMTNLNNSGFITGAGSRGNKIFILAFEVANTITKGASLLQSLSEESIQYLKEEILHLQGVQELVSTDMKELLAIAAADKREEFDVFSREVIRFGNMCKDPQWHNLDRFFSKLDSDPVNSKQLREEAEMTMQELATLAQHTSELYHEMHTLDRFEQDYRRQVDELLSLNLPRKGESLEMLHSELKQQRKAVRGLRKKSLWAKGLEEVVEKLVDIVTFVHHEINNAFGDSGLTYAVKDTAKRPERLGAAGLALHYANLITKIDNIASCPTSLPPNTRDTLYNGLPSAVKAALRSQLQALDTNEELTVPQIKAEMEKTLQWLVPVATDTTKAHQGFGWVGEWANTGNDFGKKADVQSTIIRLQTLYHAQKNKMDSYILELVSWLHRLITLVRFNGHRALAGRSPAPKRLVPLHPETPPNSNPKVPNAQLSAEDRGLLEGVMKSRKLVPGLSKSQELVSSNNKKDQTWSLSRSAGNSPCKKMDIPKANALDILDGLA; encoded by the exons ATGGGGGGAGTTTGCGCAGGAGGGACAGCTAGGAATAGAGCTGAGGGTCGCCATGAGAGGAGCTCAAAGGGTTCGAAAAAGTCAAAGTCAGTGAAAAAATCTGGGCAGGAGAATAAGGATACTGATTCTTATGAATATTCCAATGCAAGTGCTGCTGCTAAGAAGATGCAGAATCTATATGATTCTGGTGACTTGCATTTATCTATCTCTAGAGAGTTGAAGCCCTCAACGCCTGTCAGGACAGTTGCTAACAAG GCGCCTCACGGAAGCTCTTTTATTGGGAAAGCTGGCATAGTGGGCCTCGAAAAGGCTGTGGAAGTTCTAGACACTTTAGGGAGCAGCATGACGAATTTGAACAACAGTGGGTTTATTACTGGCGCAGGATCAAGAGGGAACAAAATATTCATACTGGCATTTGAGGTTGCAAATACGATCACCAAAGGTGCTAGTTTATTGCAATCTCTATCTGAAGAAAGTATCCAGTATTTGAAAGAGGAAATTCTACATTTACAAGGAGTGCAAGAGTTGGTCTCTACGGATATGAAAGAGCTACTCGCTATAGCTGCCGCTGACAAAAG GGAGGAATTTGATGTCTTTTCTCGTGAAGTGATCAGATTTGGAAATATGTGTAAAGATCCACAATGGCACAACCTGGATCGATTCTTTTCAAA GTTGGATTCTGACCCCGTAAATAGTAAACAACTCAGAGAGGAGGCTGAAATGACAATGCAAGAGTTGGCCACTCTTGCACAGCATACTTCA GAACTGTATCATGAGATGCATACTTTAGACAGATTTGAACAAGATTATCGGAGGCAAGTTGATGAATTACTCTCTTTAAATCTACCTCGTAAAG GAGAGAGTCTTGAAATGTTGCACAGTGAGCTTAAACAACAAAGAAAAGCTGTGCGGGGCTTGAGGAAGAAGTCTCTTTGGGCTAAAGGTCTGGAAGAG gtTGTGGAGAAGCTTGTTGACATTGTTACCTTCGTTCATCATGAGATTAACAATGCATTTGGAGACAGTG GATTGACCTATGCGGTCAAGGATACTGCGAAGAGACCAGAAAGATTAGGAGCAGCTGGTCTAGCTTTACACTATGCTAACCTGATCACTAAAATAGATAACATT GCATCGTGCCCGACTTCCCTTCCTCCCAACACGAGGGATACATTGTATAATGGGTTGCCTTCAGCTGTAAAGGCAGCACTTCGATCTCAGTTGCAGGCACTTGACACAAACGAGGAG CTCACTGTTCCTCAAATCAAGGCTGAAATGGAGAAAACTCTCCAGTGGCTTGTTCCAGTAGCCACTGACACGACAAA GGCACATCAAGGTTTTGGATGGGTCGGAGAATGGGCCAACACCGG AAACGATTTTGGGAAGAAAGCAGACGTGCAGAGTACCATAATCCGGCTGCAGACACTTTACCACGCAcagaaaaacaaaatggactCATACATCCTCGAGCTCGTGTCATGGCTTCACCGCCTCATCACCCTGGTGAGATTCAATGGCCACAGGGCGTTGGCAGGGAGATCACCGGCTCCTAAAAGACTAGTCCCCCTGCATCCTGAAACACCTCCTAACAGTAACCCGAAAGTACCAAATGCACAACTTTCTGCAGAAGATAGAGGATTGTTGGAAGGAGTGATGAAAAGCAGAAAGCTTGTTCCTGGACTAAGCAAAAGCCAAGAACTTGTATCATCCAACAATAAGAAGGATCAGACTTGGTCCCTGAGTAGGAGTGCTGGTAACTCCCCTTGTAAGAAGATGGACATCCCAAAGGCTAATGCCTTGGATATTTTAGATGGTTTAGCTTAG
- the LOC116014537 gene encoding uncharacterized protein LOC116014537: protein MVRAMKALLNWPRWHHHVCSRAVMIRFLHSPMPFSPASFCRRPPFSSTPLASRHLSSRPGAIRLRDAPVPPEPSESGSESDTPLKKSRNEKKREAQRGVRWGMELAKFQPPQIKRILRVAALEREVYEAIMLVKRLGRDVREGKRRQFNYIGRLLRDVDPELMDGLIEATKDGDQNKFQALSGSITWSTEDENDDEVDETEDEDEDEDEDDDNEESIELAERWFDGLINKDVEVSNEIYSLREVEFDRQELRSLVRKVQSIQRPEVSEEGKESEVDITFINAKKSLTRFLVRIAKQLPVE, encoded by the exons ATGGTGCGTGCGATGAAGGCTTTATTGAACTGGCCAAGATGGCATCATCATGTTTGTTCCCGCGCAGTAATGATTCGGTTTCTCCATTCGCCGATGCCGTTTTCTCCTGCTAGCTTCTGCCGTCGGCCGCCGTTTTCTTCGACTCCTTTGGCGTCTCGCCACCTCAGCTCCCGTCCCGGCGCCATTAGACTGCGGGACGCTCCCGTACCGCCTGAGCCTTCCGAGAGCGGCAGCGAATCCGATACGCCGCTAAAGAAGAGCAGGAACGAGAAGAAGCGCGAAGCTCAGCGCGGTGTACGCTGGGGAATGGAACTGGCTAAGTTCCAGCCTCCTCAAATCAAACGTATTCTCAG AGTTGCTGCACTTGAGCGAGAGGTTTACGAGGCAATCATGCTTGTTAAG AGATTAGGTCGTGACGTCCGAGAAGGAAAACGCAGACAATTCAACTATATAG GTAGACTGCTTCGGGATGTAGATCCTGAATTGATGGATGGCTTAATTGAGGCAACAAAAGATGGTGACCAGAATAAGTTTCAGGCTTTATCTGGTTCAATAACATGGAGTACTGAAGATGAAAATGATGATGAAGTTGATGAAACTGAGGACGAGGAcgaggatgaggatgaggatgacgaTAATGAAGAG AGTATTGAATTGGCTGAAAGATGGTTTGATGGCTTGATCAATAAGGACGTCGAGGTTAGCAATGAAATATATTCTCTGCGTGAGGTCGAGTTTGATCGTCAG GAATTGCGGAGCCTAGTCCGTAAAGTTCAATCCATCCAACGGCCAGAAGTCAGTGAAGAGGGAAAGGAAAGCGAAGTGGATATAACTTTTATCAATGCCAAAAAGTCCCTCACTCGTTTCCTTGTACGCATAGCTAAGCAGCTTCCAGTTGAGTAG